Within the Porphyromonadaceae bacterium W3.11 genome, the region CTTTGTGGAGTTATAGGGTATCCAAAATATCCATCGGCTCCGGCACGGATTGCAGCATGCGCAAGAGCTTCATTTCCTTTTAATAGTTTTACTTCTTTTTCCATAATGTCTATTTGTGGTTATTCATTAATATCTACTCATTACCTCAGTAGAGAGTTATCGCTTACTTACTGCGAGGTGCTCTGTACACAGTAATACACCCATCAGGACATACTAGTCCACAATTGCCACATCCGATACAAGTATCAGGTGTTTGCATATAAGCAAAGTGGTATCCCTTATCATTAATCTCTGAAGGATGTAGGTTTAAGGTGTTTGTTGGACATGAAACAACGCAAAGGTTACACCCTTTACAACGCTGTTGATTAACCACAACGGTTCCTTTTAATGTTGAAGTCATAACACAAAAAATATTTACACGTTATTATATATTATATCAGCAAAGAGATATACATTTAGAAGAAAATGCTATACTCTCCATAATAGCCTTAGACCAAAGTTACCTAAATTCATTCAAAAGGACAATATATCGTAACAGATTGATAGTAAATAGATTTAGGCATATAAACAACGCTAGGATGCACATTTTAACAAATCAGACCACAATAACTTCTTATTTTGCTTTGTGGACCCTACAAAATTTCTGAGTTTAACATTATTCTAACTCCTTTTTTATGGTTATTTGATGTTATTTTTGACTCTTTGTTATGAAAAGTCATAAAGAATCGACAGGAAGAGTACGAATGTCAGAGGGTAATGAACCTCCTTCAACGAAGCTCATCATGAACTGCGTAATGATGACGATAAGCGATATAATAAGTATGGCTAAAGCTATAAAAAAAGCCCATTGCCAAATCTTCTCTTTTTTAGAGAACTGCCTCTGGCTGTCCCACTGCTTATAATTACTCCACCATGCTTGCCTACGACCAACTATACCTAAGTATATGGAAATTCCCAGATCAATAATCGTAAATCCGCCAGCTACAATAAAGAAGCCATTAGAGGGGTTACCATCCATGACGAAAAGAGGTAAGATCAACATCAATAATATAATGTATCCTATCTTATAATAAAGTGGCCAATAGACGCCAAAAAAGAGCCCCCAGATCCACCTGAACCCGAACGCACCCCAGCTCCAATGGTAAATATTACCCTCCTGGCTTTTATGTTGCTTCTTATTCTTCATCAACCAAAGATACTCTTTTGCATTGAATTATGGAAGCTTTATTACCCTCGTCCCATTAATTGTACAAATATTATATTTATCGATCACCTGCGTACCAACTTTATCCAAAGCAACTCATTATCAATCTGTTTAAACAACCCAGAACTTTCAAGAGAATAATAATTTCTAATCACTTACCGCAAATTTATGACATCAAAAAGGGGGGCTTGGTTTTATATGAAAACCAAGCCCCCGAAAAACTTGTATTGTATCTGTAATTGTCAGATAGCTATTAAAACGTATGAACTCAACTTACCTAGTAATAAAAAAGATCAATTCTTCTTTATTAGAGTATATTGGCGTCCTTCAAACTTCATAATGCAGGTATTCCCATTAACGACGAGGTTATGCTTCACATGACCACCATTAGCTTGCAATATATTTAATGTCAACTTATGATCAGCGTATCGATAACTACCAGTATACTCATTTTCTGATTTCTCATACCCTGATTTTTCTACAAAAGTAAATTTAAATGTATTATCCATAAGCTGTAACTCAAGCTTATGATACACTCCACCTGTTTCATACTGCTCACAACCCCATACCGTTCCACTTAAAGACTTATCAGAGGGCTTTTCATTATTCTTTTGGCAACCCGTAGCAACTAGGGCGACAAGCATGAACATACATGCGGCAAGAAATAAATTCTGTTTATTCATCATACTAATTCTAATTAAAACAATCATTTAACTTTCAAAGGTACTTCAAAAGCCCATAATAGAGAATGCCGGCACATAGAAATAATCTTAAAAGCGACATCTGTACCCCCCATTAATATCTTAATATTAATAAAGAGTACAGATGTACTAAATTCTAATTCCTATAACAGGCTTATTTCACAAACCCCATCCAGGATTTTGTTGTTTGGCAATTTCAGGATTTGTCTTAATATCATTACTTGGGATAGCCCAAACAAATTTATCATGTCCAGCAGGGATCTCAAGGTTAAGCCCTACTCCACTATACAGATAAGGTGTTGAACCATCTCTTCTCGCCTGAGGTGCATAACGTTTCATTGGCATATTCCAACGACGAAGATCCCAAAGACGGAACCCTTCAAATGCTAATTCTCTAGTACGCTCATCTTGTATTTCCTTAAACAACCTAGAGCCAGTAGATTTAACAGCACTTAAGCCACGGCTCAAGCGAAGATCATTTAGATACCTAGTAGCTCGGACTGCGTCATCCATCATAAAAGCAGACTCAGATGCTATAAGATACTGCTCAGCAATTCGAAAAACTTTAGGTTCGGTCAAACTATTTGGGACATAACCACCCCAAACATCATACAAGCTACCAAAGAGTGATGCATACTCCTTATCGCCCTTAAACTTAGATATAACATATAGAGAATATGTTTCATCGCCATAAAGACACTTTTGCTCCTCAAAATAAACCTTTTTACGTAGATCAGTATCAGAATATAAATCTAAAACCCACTGAGTAGGTAAATAATCAGGATTATTTCTAAGGCCGTACTTTTCCTCATATAGTGTAGTTGGAGAATAATAATTGGATGTATTAGGAAGTTCATTAGGTCTCTCAATACGTAATTGTAATATCTCCTCTGTACTTAGGCTACTATGCCACATCAATCTATAATTCTCTTCACTAGGTATAGTTAGAGGGTATGATGCTGACGAAATCAATGATTCTGCAAGCTCTAGAGCACCGGCCCAATCAGACATATAAAATTTAACTCTAGCCTCAAGTGCAATAACAGCATCAATGGTGATACCAAAGGCCATCGCACTACCTTTATTTGGAGCTAATAACTTTTTAGCTTCCTTGATATCTACATTTAGAATATGATCATAAACAGCCTTGTTAGTTGAACGACCAGGCATTCCAAAAGGGGCATACTCTAAAGTCAAAGGCACACTCAAATCAGTTTCTGCAGTTTCTGCATGGTATGGTGCACCATATCGTATTGCTAAATTAAAAAGATAGTAAGCACGTAAAAAATGTGCCACGCCAGTCGCTTTCGCCACTGT harbors:
- a CDS encoding 4Fe-4S binding protein; this translates as MTSTLKGTVVVNQQRCKGCNLCVVSCPTNTLNLHPSEINDKGYHFAYMQTPDTCIGCGNCGLVCPDGCITVYRAPRSK
- a CDS encoding RagB/SusD family nutrient uptake outer membrane protein, coding for MNKLYLRVIYGIAISLLLASCNLDRLPSNAIPEHQSLKTVDHVRYWEAGFMAGFRTVQKGIFENLQDVQADQLNASVGFSNNMSNAYDWEPFKASNEDLGSVWQAYYSRIKNINYALPRFAKVPTSNPDEEATVAKATGVAHFLRAYYLFNLAIRYGAPYHAETAETDLSVPLTLEYAPFGMPGRSTNKAVYDHILNVDIKEAKKLLAPNKGSAMAFGITIDAVIALEARVKFYMSDWAGALELAESLISSASYPLTIPSEENYRLMWHSSLSTEEILQLRIERPNELPNTSNYYSPTTLYEEKYGLRNNPDYLPTQWVLDLYSDTDLRKKVYFEEQKCLYGDETYSLYVISKFKGDKEYASLFGSLYDVWGGYVPNSLTEPKVFRIAEQYLIASESAFMMDDAVRATRYLNDLRLSRGLSAVKSTGSRLFKEIQDERTRELAFEGFRLWDLRRWNMPMKRYAPQARRDGSTPYLYSGVGLNLEIPAGHDKFVWAIPSNDIKTNPEIAKQQNPGWGL